The stretch of DNA CAGTTACCTTAGGCGCACATGGGACAAAGAAGCAATTGAATTGTTGCTGAACGGCAGCATAATCAGGATAGCCTTCTGCCGGACGATGATCAATCATCCACTGGGCCAATTCCTTGTACACCGCAAAATCAATGTCATCGACCTTGTCCAAATTTAAACCGAAAGCGTCCATCAGAGGCTCTGAATTGTTATCGTTGAACTGGTTAGCTTCCTTTTGCAGTAAACGAAGGTTAACTAGCGCATTATACATCCACGTCTGATCCTTAACCTTGTTAATAGGATTATAGCTAGACAGCCGCATAGATAGCAGCTCTCTTAGACTATCTGCATTACGCTCTCTGTCATCCATTCTCAGGTACTCAAACTTCATCATATAGGCAAAAATCTGCTTATCTACGGCAGACATGGTAACGAAGCTCTCACCCAATGTTGAGATATCTTCAAATTGAGAATCATTAGGAAATAGCTCTGTACCTTGCACTAAGCCTCCAAAGTAACCATTCAGGTTATCTTCAAGAACGGTCAGATTCATATTTTCAAAAACAGGCAGGGCTCCAGCCACCACATTTACAATAAACTGAACCTGTGCCTCACTGGCATAGTCACCCTCAATGGTATACATCACAGCATCCACAATGGATTCCATTAAATCGTCTGACCAATAAGGCGACCCTGTAGGCAGGCTCACAGCCAGCTCGGGATCTCGAAGAGCCTCCATTACAGATAGGCGATCATCATGACTCTTGGCTTGATTTAACCGGTCCAGCGGGGATAAGGCGGTTGCGAATGCTGCCGGTGTCATTTGCACCACTAAGGCAAAAACAAGCAGCAGACTTAGAAGGTACCGATATTTCTTTGTCATTCTCTTTCGTCTTCCTCCTATGAATATAGATTCTATTACTCAGGCTATTCTAAACCTCTCCCCTGAACCGATTCTGAACATTATTTGGCAGCATTCGACAAAAAGGAACAAGCCAGCAACTGTCAGGTGGCCTTTTACAATCTTTTGCTCCCAAGGGGTAATATCACTCCTACATCCAATCATTCTCTCTATTACAACCATATAATGCTATGTAACTTTACTAGAATTTAAAAGGAGTGACCAATGATGGGGCTTTATTTTCGCAATACCACTGGCTTTACGCTCTATGTAGCCTTTGCCTATCCTGACTTTGGCTGCAGCCCGGTCAACTATTCCAAGGCAGGCTGGTACCGCCTAGTCCCTGGACAAACCGTGGAGGTCTGGAGCGGGTTTGCTGGAGGCACTACGTTCTACTATTATGCAGAAAACAGCTCGGTTACCCGGGTATGGTCAGGGTCTTACTATACGGACGTGCCCAATCAAGCCTTTGACTGGTGCTGGGACACAGGCTGCACGACCTGCAGAAATGTAGGCTTCCGAAGATTCAGAGTTCCTCTAACCTCATTGAACCATATCGTAACCCTTGCAACTAGCAGCAGCCAAGGCAGATCAAACCCGCGCACAACGATCGCCCTGCCTACCAAAGCAAGTAAGGGACGCCCAATTCTGCGGAGAAAAATCAGCCATCAGCCGCTAAGACGGGTTAAAGGTAAGGTTAGACTGGCTATCCGCAGATCACTTCCCCGCAAGACTAAGAAGTAACACGTTATTTTCCTGATGAACAACACAGCACCCCCAGTTAGAACAACTGGGGGTGCTGACTTTCGGATCTACTAAATGCCGACGCTTCTAATATTCATATGTTAAAGATAAGTCATGATTAGCTGAGCATTCCCTTTATTTACGCGCATTAGTAATGCTGAGCGAACTCTTTTTTAACTGAAGAATGAATTCACCTGCACCCGTGCCGTTTGTATATTTATAAGTGCTCCCTGAGTGGAAGGTGCCCCAAGTTTTAGGGACAGATACGGCACTTTGTTCTGCATCTAGAGAGACTTTAAAATCCTTGGCCTTTTGCTTGAAATCTATGGAGCCCGCTCCGCTAATCAACGTATATTTCAATGTTTTATTATAGCCAAGTGGGACAGGGACAGACAAGGCACCCTTCTTGCTGTATAGATCAAAGTTCACGTTCATTTCAGGTAGTGAAACTCCGGCTTGGTTACTATGAACAGACACCGTGTCATACTTATTCTTAGGAATATTAATGACGATCATGTCAAGCAGTCCCGCGCTTTCAGCTCCCGCCTTTTTCTTTGCAGTAATCGTAGTGGTGGATGCTTTAATGTTTGTAGACACCTCAAACTTTGACTTATCATAATCATATTCAATATGCTTGCTATGAGAGATACCTAGGCGCACATTACAATCTTCAGCCTCCAGCTTCAACAAGCTAACTTCTGTTGGGGCCGTCTTCGCCTTGCTTTCCTTTGCTGTCCCCTTTGCACTTGCGAAGGGTACGATCATCGCTGTACAGACCATGCTGATGAACAGGAAACCTAACCACTTTTTGACTCGCTTCATTTTTATACCGCAGCTCCTTTTAATGAAATTCAGATCAACAGGCAACTACAATCCGCGCACTTCTCACCTTTCGGTAAATTACAGCAGGTATGTATCCATCTATCTTCATTAGTAACACCACATCGCTGCACTATCTACTTCTAAATACTGTAATTTACGTACATCCTCATTTAATAAACTATCGCTTAATTTGTCAATGACTGTTTATTCATTGCTTTTAATTTAAATTTTAGATGATATTTACATATAACTCTACGCACTAACAGATCAGCTTATAGACAACAGCACCCCCGGTTAGGAAAACTGGGGGTGCTGCTCCATTTTAAATTGCGAACTGCAGTCTTTGGACGAATCCTCTACCTATGTAGCTAATCCCGATACAACTGATGAGTTTATTTATTCCAAATACTGTGACTCTAGTACACTCGCCTTCTCTAGCACAATCCACTGGTTCACCTCGTCGTATCCCCTTACCATAGCCTTGATCTTATGTCTAGGATACATCCAGGCTGGGGGTGTTTGCTCCTTACATACTGCGTAGTCCGTCACGCCCACCGCCGGGTGAGTAAGAATATGAACAATAATTCCTTGGGGGTAGAAGACCTCAATATATCCTTCAACTGCGGTCCCGATCGGGAGGGCTTCCTTAGCCCTCTGCCATTCCTGTTCATACTGCTTGAGCTGCCCCGACCACACCTCCTCAAATTCATGCTTCGTAATATGCGTATAATACGGCTGATTCGCATCGATGCGCTGATCCGCCAACAAGAAATGCAATTGTTCATGCTTGCGGTTAGAAGTCACATAGCCCCTACTCTCCTCAATTACAACCTGCCTGAAGGCTGTTCCCTGGTCATCCACTTCGAAATACCAGACTCCCAAATCCTCGAAAGGGGTATCTTTTAAATATCGCATAGGATCCCTCCTGCATCTAAGCCAAATGTGTTCTTATGTTACTTTAACATTATTTTGTTAAATTCGCCCAATCGTCCAAGGATACTGAGACTTATTTCCTAGAAAAAATGGACCTATATAGATTGAACTAAAGTTTTACATTGACCTTTCTATATATAACGGCCTAATACGGCCCTATAACGTTTATTTCTTTAGTTCATTGTATATATCACAAATTCTCATATCATTGCTTTCCCATAATAGGTACTTTATCTAGACGGGGTCTTGCCACCTCTCCTTAACTGCCATCATCATCAGTGTGAGCTTAATATGCAGCAGCGTATCCGGATCGCCCAGATCCACATTCATCCTCTCCTGCAGCTTGTGAATGCGGTAGATCAGAGTTGTCCGATGAATCCCAAGAATTTGCGCCGTAACCTTCTGATTATTCGGATGATCGACATAAGCGCGCAACGTATCCAGCAGTGTCTGATCGCCTTCACGCATGAGCTGAATAACGGGAGGATAATAGAACCGCTCAACCCGTTCTATGGAGGCAATTTGATAGAGCAAATCTCTCAATCTCGTATCCTCGTATGCGAAGAGGCCGCTCTTCCCTTCGGCCCAGTGAAGCTGAATCGTACGGACGGACTGGCCATAAGCATCCGAGAACTGCTCGATTTGAGGGAACATTTCGCTTATGCCTGCGATTACCTGCTTCGCCTTCAGGAAGGCTATCAAAGCCTGTTGTTCTTCGGCAGGCAGAGGATCGGCCTGAGCCCGTTCCAGCAGTACTACCAGATAATCGTTATGCTCGAAATTCTTGCTTTCCTTCAAGATGAACGATAATTCTCTTAGGACATCCTGTTTATACTCTCTGGAAGCATCCTTCAGATAAATGGTAAGCACATATAGATAAGGCTTCCAGGACGGATGAATATAATGCAGTCGGTCCTGAATCTCCGCCCTGCCCATTGAAGGATTAGCGATCATTTCTTTGAACAGATACTCGTATAATTTGGCTGTGGAGAATATGCTCATCTCCTTCTTTTGCAGCTCAATAGAGAGGATCTTGCAGATGAACCGAGCCAGGCTCACCTGTCCGGCCGAAATCTCGCTCACCTGTTCGATGATATTAAAGTGTGCTAAATGCCTATTTTTATAGAAAATATCTTTATGATAAAAGCGGTTTCCAAAGTGAGGGAAGCTGTAGATGTCTTCTTCAGGATGGTGAAATGTCGAAAGAATCTTTGGCTTCATGCTTATATATTGCTCT from Paenibacillus sp. CAA11 encodes:
- a CDS encoding PucR family transcriptional regulator, whose amino-acid sequence is MKVDIHMIADRLGYAFSLQEGFGSRVVMEARPYSATSGIQEDMLYITEAENTATGLLDRVWFVAGGLDRAPQEVIERGNYILSTYGVRELSEEINRIIRDLSRWGDRLLEMSLEDAGLPAMIQHANEKVPNPMIVFDSSYKLLAVSGHLDVSNDPAWERSLESGYVSLSEEQYISMKPKILSTFHHPEEDIYSFPHFGNRFYHKDIFYKNRHLAHFNIIEQVSEISAGQVSLARFICKILSIELQKKEMSIFSTAKLYEYLFKEMIANPSMGRAEIQDRLHYIHPSWKPYLYVLTIYLKDASREYKQDVLRELSFILKESKNFEHNDYLVVLLERAQADPLPAEEQQALIAFLKAKQVIAGISEMFPQIEQFSDAYGQSVRTIQLHWAEGKSGLFAYEDTRLRDLLYQIASIERVERFYYPPVIQLMREGDQTLLDTLRAYVDHPNNQKVTAQILGIHRTTLIYRIHKLQERMNVDLGDPDTLLHIKLTLMMMAVKERWQDPV
- a CDS encoding DUF1036 domain-containing protein, which produces MGLYFRNTTGFTLYVAFAYPDFGCSPVNYSKAGWYRLVPGQTVEVWSGFAGGTTFYYYAENSSVTRVWSGSYYTDVPNQAFDWCWDTGCTTCRNVGFRRFRVPLTSLNHIVTLATSSSQGRSNPRTTIALPTKASKGRPILRRKISHQPLRRVKGKVRLAIRRSLPRKTKK